The Corynebacterium confusum genome has a window encoding:
- the ilvA gene encoding threonine ammonia-lyase IlvA: MSTTVQNPLVTAAEIEAAHERIQDEINRTPLRYSERLSQLTNCNVYLKCEELQDVRSYKIRGALNSIKNLSDEELAAGIVTASAGNHAQGVAYACKTMGVQGKIFVPVPTPAQKRDRILAHGGRFVDLVVTGESFDEASAAAHEDAAERGATFIEPFDAHDTVVGQGTMAKEILEQLAEEGKELHALIAPVGGGGLLSGLTSYVAEKAPETQIYGVEPAGAASLAAAFRNNGPMTLPTVDPFVDGAAVKRIGALPYEILSANKDRLEHFAVSEDDVCIEMLNLYQNEGIVSEPAGALSVTGLTKLDLAPGSTVVCVISGGNNDVIRYTEIMERSLVHRGLKHYFLISFPQVPGQLRIFLDEILNPGDDITRFKYQKRNNCVLGTALVGLVLEKPEEIDQLIERLDNSKFEYEYLKPGTPEYKIVG, translated from the coding sequence ATGAGCACTACAGTCCAGAACCCGCTCGTCACCGCCGCCGAAATCGAGGCCGCCCACGAGCGAATCCAAGATGAAATCAACCGCACCCCGCTGCGCTACAGCGAACGACTGTCCCAGCTGACCAACTGCAACGTCTACCTCAAGTGCGAGGAACTGCAGGACGTGCGCTCCTACAAGATCCGCGGCGCACTCAACAGCATCAAGAACCTGAGCGACGAGGAGCTGGCCGCCGGCATCGTCACCGCCTCGGCCGGCAACCACGCCCAGGGCGTGGCCTATGCCTGCAAGACCATGGGCGTGCAGGGCAAGATCTTCGTGCCGGTGCCCACCCCGGCCCAGAAACGCGACCGCATCCTGGCCCACGGCGGCCGCTTCGTGGACTTGGTCGTGACCGGCGAGTCCTTCGACGAGGCCTCCGCCGCCGCCCACGAGGACGCCGCCGAGCGCGGGGCCACCTTCATCGAGCCCTTCGATGCCCACGACACCGTCGTCGGCCAGGGCACCATGGCCAAGGAGATCCTCGAGCAGCTGGCCGAGGAGGGCAAGGAGCTGCACGCGCTCATCGCCCCCGTCGGCGGCGGTGGTCTGCTGTCCGGCCTGACCAGCTACGTCGCGGAGAAGGCCCCGGAGACCCAGATTTACGGCGTGGAGCCGGCCGGCGCGGCATCGCTAGCCGCGGCCTTCCGTAACAACGGCCCGATGACGCTGCCGACCGTGGACCCGTTCGTGGACGGCGCGGCTGTCAAGCGCATCGGCGCGCTGCCCTACGAGATCCTCTCGGCTAACAAGGACCGGCTGGAGCACTTCGCGGTCAGCGAGGACGACGTCTGCATCGAGATGCTCAACCTCTACCAGAACGAGGGCATCGTCTCCGAGCCGGCCGGCGCGCTGTCCGTGACCGGCCTGACCAAGCTGGACCTGGCGCCGGGCTCAACCGTGGTCTGCGTCATCTCCGGCGGCAACAACGACGTCATCCGCTACACGGAGATCATGGAGCGCTCCCTGGTGCACCGCGGCCTGAAGCACTATTTCCTCATCAGCTTCCCGCAGGTCCCTGGCCAACTGCGCATCTTCCTCGACGAAATCCTCAACCCGGGCGACGACATCACCAGGTTCAAGTACCAGAAGCGCAACAACTGCGTGCTGGGCACCGCGCTGGTGGGCCTGGTGCTGGAGAAACCCGAGGAAATCGACCAGCTCATCGAACGTTTGGACAACTCCAAGTTCGAGTACGAGTACCTCAAGCCGGGTACTCCTGAATATAAGATAGTCGGATAA